The following proteins are co-located in the Pyrobaculum calidifontis JCM 11548 genome:
- a CDS encoding uL15 family ribosomal protein produces MVRRFKRATKYRRGSRTHGWGRVGQHRKSGGSGGKGMVGFHKHKWSLVMKYGESGTGWPFYGKHGFKQPETISVEWRPINVGRLAELVKELRERGEVREEEGRLVVDLLKLGYNKLLGGGHMDVPLVVYTPVASKAAVEKIAKAGGEVRIVSLVHR; encoded by the coding sequence ATGGTTAGACGTTTTAAGCGCGCTACTAAGTATAGGAGGGGGAGCAGGACGCATGGTTGGGGGCGAGTGGGCCAGCATAGGAAGAGCGGCGGCTCTGGCGGCAAGGGCATGGTTGGCTTTCACAAGCATAAGTGGTCTCTCGTCATGAAGTACGGCGAGAGCGGCACCGGCTGGCCCTTCTACGGAAAACACGGGTTTAAACAACCCGAAACCATCTCCGTCGAGTGGCGCCCCATAAACGTGGGCAGACTGGCCGAGCTGGTTAAAGAGCTTAGGGAGAGGGGCGAGGTGAGAGAGGAGGAGGGCCGCCTAGTTGTAGACTTGTTAAAACTTGGCTACAACAAGCTGTTGGGCGGAGGGCACATGGACGTGCCCCTAGTGGTCTACACGCCTGTGGCCAGCAAAGCCGCTGTTGAGAAAATAGCGAAGGCCGGGGGGGAGGTGCGCATTGTGAGCCTAGTCCACAGGTGA
- the secY gene encoding preprotein translocase subunit SecY — translation MDFLTFIPTVPRPPRRLSISRRLFWTAVVATIYILMTITPLYGIPHTQAAQGNPQLQQLLSIIFGTASGTLAHLGIGPIVIAGILMEVFAFSGVLNLDLNKREDRLKFTLMLKWAALGIAALEATAYVLGGQFGTVTPLGGVLIVLQLLLATVIILLLDDLMSKGWGIGSAISLIIFLGVSRQIFLSLFSWDTVQDSNGNTQVFGLLPALGVALYDLFTSGNANTLLGLVNRPLTVNTYLPDFVGLVATILLGYIILYLEMMKVNIPVASAQYRGIKFTIPLRFVYVSVLPIIFTTYSLLLVGQLLQPFAANNPALITVLNVIFLPHRYFDPLLIILNFALYVALAIAFAWIWVQLAGLSAEDQARQFTQSQLHVPGFRQSERVLAKILERPINALTIISGFIAGTFASLGNVLGVWGGGVGLILLVEIALQYYALVMREQLLEMYPGLKEVLSR, via the coding sequence ATGGATTTTCTAACCTTCATACCCACAGTCCCGAGGCCGCCTAGGCGGTTGTCGATATCTAGGAGGCTGTTTTGGACGGCCGTAGTAGCAACTATCTACATACTTATGACGATAACGCCGCTCTACGGGATTCCGCATACCCAAGCAGCGCAGGGAAATCCTCAGCTTCAGCAACTCCTCTCCATAATCTTCGGCACGGCGTCGGGCACGCTTGCCCACCTCGGCATAGGTCCCATCGTCATAGCCGGTATCTTGATGGAGGTTTTCGCGTTCTCCGGCGTATTGAACCTAGATTTAAACAAGCGGGAGGATAGGCTCAAGTTTACGTTGATGCTGAAGTGGGCGGCCCTGGGAATAGCGGCTTTAGAGGCGACTGCTTACGTGCTGGGCGGCCAATTCGGCACTGTTACGCCTCTCGGCGGAGTGTTAATAGTCCTCCAACTGTTGCTGGCCACAGTCATAATACTGCTCCTAGACGACTTGATGTCTAAGGGCTGGGGTATCGGTAGCGCTATTAGTCTAATAATATTCTTGGGAGTGTCTAGGCAGATATTCCTAAGCCTATTCTCCTGGGACACAGTCCAAGACTCTAACGGCAATACGCAAGTCTTCGGTCTTCTCCCCGCGCTTGGAGTAGCCTTGTACGACCTCTTTACTTCTGGGAATGCAAACACCTTGCTGGGGCTTGTAAACCGCCCACTAACCGTCAACACCTACCTCCCCGACTTCGTAGGGCTTGTCGCCACAATCCTCCTAGGCTACATAATACTCTACCTAGAAATGATGAAAGTGAACATACCCGTCGCCTCTGCGCAGTACCGTGGAATTAAGTTCACAATACCCCTGCGCTTCGTCTACGTGTCGGTACTGCCAATAATATTCACCACCTACTCGCTACTGCTGGTGGGGCAACTCTTGCAACCATTTGCCGCAAACAACCCGGCGCTAATTACGGTCCTCAATGTGATATTTCTGCCGCATAGATATTTCGACCCGCTTCTCATAATACTCAACTTCGCCCTGTACGTGGCCCTCGCCATAGCCTTTGCTTGGATTTGGGTGCAGTTGGCTGGGCTAAGCGCCGAGGATCAAGCAAGGCAGTTTACGCAGTCACAGCTACACGTCCCAGGGTTTAGGCAGAGCGAGCGCGTGTTGGCCAAAATCTTGGAGAGGCCTATAAACGCGTTGACTATCATAAGCGGATTTATAGCAGGCACCTTTGCGTCTCTTGGAAACGTGCTAGGCGTGTGGGGCGGCGGCGTGGGGCTAATACTGCTCGTCGAAATTGCCCTACAGTACTACGCCTTGGTGATGCGGGAGCAGTTGCTCGAGATGTACCCAGGCCTCAAGGAGGTTCTAAGCAGGTAG
- a CDS encoding putative RNA uridine N3 methyltransferase — protein sequence MFSIAIPHDFLSESPDEASKVRKIGFLARAAAIFKAPLIIIYHYGKPLREEIDLMKTLLEYLATPPYLRKKVYKLDKRLKLAGLLPPLKIPSHVAPEEPRVGEVREGVVERWDGYYSLVYIGGGRYAKVPKPYPIGTRLLVKIEAPTQRSDTFRASVFKGPPPAYWGYRVEVRPLETLTEGFDTVVLTGKEGKSICETNIRLGEKTLIVFGSPRKGVDEIYREAGLKPPGDLVNFVPGQGVETIRTEEAAFIVLGVLHYLANCGARRGCSPRA from the coding sequence GTGTTTTCTATTGCAATTCCACACGATTTTCTTTCTGAGTCTCCAGATGAGGCTAGCAAGGTGAGGAAGATTGGCTTCTTGGCTAGGGCGGCGGCGATTTTCAAGGCCCCCCTAATCATAATCTACCACTACGGGAAGCCGCTTAGAGAAGAAATAGACCTCATGAAGACGTTGTTAGAGTACTTGGCCACGCCCCCCTACCTTAGGAAAAAGGTGTATAAGCTAGACAAGAGGCTTAAGCTAGCTGGACTCCTTCCCCCACTTAAGATTCCCAGCCACGTTGCGCCAGAAGAGCCCCGAGTCGGCGAAGTGCGCGAGGGGGTGGTGGAGCGGTGGGACGGCTACTACTCCCTCGTCTACATCGGCGGGGGCAGATACGCCAAGGTGCCAAAGCCGTATCCAATAGGGACACGCCTCCTCGTGAAAATAGAGGCGCCCACCCAGAGGTCTGACACGTTCAGAGCCTCGGTGTTCAAGGGGCCTCCGCCCGCGTATTGGGGCTACCGCGTCGAGGTAAGACCCCTGGAGACTCTGACAGAGGGTTTCGACACTGTGGTACTCACGGGCAAGGAGGGAAAGTCTATATGCGAAACGAACATTAGACTGGGAGAAAAGACGCTTATAGTTTTTGGCAGTCCGCGCAAGGGCGTTGACGAAATATACAGAGAGGCGGGGCTGAAGCCCCCCGGCGATCTGGTGAACTTTGTGCCTGGGCAGGGAGTTGAGACTATTAGGACAGAAGAAGCCGCCTTTATTGTCTTAGGCGTGTTGCACTACTTAGCCAATTGCGGCGCTAGACGAGGTTGTAGTCCTCGAGCTTGA
- a CDS encoding sugar phosphate nucleotidyltransferase: MGVRVAIIPVGGEAVRLRPLTVETSKAMVRFLNRPLVELTILQLAQQGVEEVYFGVRGYYNYRDIYDYFREGAWFYARYGRKVRIRYMPRVETRGNAEAVLATMEYYDIKEPALVVQGDNVFKLDLEEMYKVHSEKRAFITIALKEEEEGDLSEFGVAAVDEEMRILKFVEKPKRREDAPSNLVNTGIYLLSEDFRDFFEGELGQKLYMEGRLDFGGDVIPAVVAAGLPVYGYVTRGYWFDVGTPGRYLKAVQYLLENLTPQELEAEEIAPSVYAQGTSRQSKALKEKIRADIASGAVKIEGHILIGRHVHIGANSYIKSSVIDNYVVLREGATVEDSVIMDRSYVGRGAVIRRSIIGRHVYVGEGAVIEDSVIADDATVGDGAVLRRVKVWPHKTLERGVKLEDYNLV; the protein is encoded by the coding sequence ATGGGCGTTAGAGTTGCCATTATTCCCGTCGGCGGCGAGGCTGTGCGCCTTCGTCCTCTCACGGTTGAGACGTCGAAGGCGATGGTGAGGTTTCTCAACAGGCCCCTAGTTGAGCTAACGATATTACAACTGGCTCAGCAGGGCGTAGAGGAGGTGTACTTCGGCGTGAGGGGTTACTACAACTACCGCGACATATACGACTACTTTAGGGAGGGCGCGTGGTTCTATGCGCGGTATGGGAGAAAAGTCCGCATTAGGTACATGCCCCGTGTAGAGACTCGGGGCAACGCCGAGGCTGTGTTGGCCACCATGGAGTACTACGACATCAAGGAGCCGGCGCTCGTGGTGCAGGGGGACAACGTGTTTAAGCTGGACTTGGAGGAGATGTATAAAGTACATAGTGAGAAGAGGGCCTTTATCACCATTGCCCTCAAGGAGGAGGAGGAGGGCGACTTAAGCGAGTTCGGCGTGGCCGCCGTCGACGAAGAGATGCGCATATTGAAGTTCGTGGAGAAGCCGAAGAGGCGGGAGGACGCGCCCAGCAACTTGGTGAATACTGGGATATACCTCCTCTCGGAGGACTTCAGAGACTTCTTCGAGGGCGAGCTTGGGCAAAAGCTGTACATGGAGGGCAGGCTGGACTTCGGCGGCGACGTAATACCAGCGGTGGTGGCAGCTGGCCTGCCGGTGTACGGCTATGTCACCCGCGGCTATTGGTTCGACGTGGGGACTCCCGGCCGGTATCTAAAGGCTGTGCAGTACCTCTTGGAGAATTTGACGCCGCAGGAGCTAGAGGCTGAGGAGATAGCGCCGTCTGTATACGCCCAGGGAACAAGCAGACAGTCAAAGGCGCTGAAGGAGAAGATACGTGCCGACATCGCCAGTGGGGCGGTAAAAATAGAGGGCCACATATTAATAGGGCGGCATGTGCACATTGGTGCAAACAGCTACATCAAGTCCTCTGTGATAGACAACTACGTTGTATTGAGAGAAGGGGCCACCGTCGAAGACTCAGTGATAATGGATAGGTCCTACGTGGGCAGGGGGGCCGTGATTAGGAGATCCATCATAGGGCGGCATGTCTACGTGGGAGAGGGGGCCGTGATAGAAGACTCCGTGATCGCCGACGATGCGACAGTTGGCGATGGGGCTGTGCTGAGGCGCGTGAAGGTGTGGCCTCACAAGACGTTGGAGAGGGGGGTCAAGCTCGAGGACTACAACCTCGTCTAG
- a CDS encoding glycogen/starch synthase: MYAPEKIRRVYILTFEFAGLVKVGGLAEAVRQYAVGLAKRGYDVTVLMPSHGRHLDPNRGFDLFPLDFRACGERWGVDGKAYPYCLGAEITWVQGVKIVMFKGLDYATGHVFDRWGVYEYAEEKSALLARAAVAFAERFGLPDLVHVNDWPTVLAGVALKDLGERRGVALPLLYTIHLSWDYAFPWHYAEWAGLVNRPHPVWRVCCHRYEYYDAVWNEAWGNVEKFGVLEADVISTVSYGYLEELLNKHGQWLRDKSCVVYNSTDWSIDEVAGVSEGDVWKLVKEAEGLGAVGHVEPGGALFLAVGRLSWQKGIDLAVKALDFSSSARLLILGMPAGEPGYEEYVKRLVAERWGKAALVTSRVPPRLYKALHYVAKALVMPSRWEPFGISAIEAMALGTPVVAARVGGLPEVVDGYGVLVEPEDVEGLGRVLEALATGVYKTPPRHEIVKYVDSRFRLVHTVDMLEKCYERARTFAYYRAVTVR, translated from the coding sequence ATGTACGCTCCTGAGAAAATTCGCCGGGTGTACATACTCACGTTTGAATTTGCTGGCCTCGTGAAGGTGGGGGGTCTTGCCGAGGCCGTACGCCAGTACGCTGTGGGGCTGGCCAAGAGGGGGTACGACGTAACGGTGCTCATGCCCAGCCACGGGAGGCACCTCGACCCCAACAGAGGTTTTGACCTATTCCCCCTCGACTTCCGCGCGTGTGGAGAGAGGTGGGGCGTGGACGGCAAGGCATATCCGTACTGCCTGGGGGCAGAGATCACGTGGGTGCAGGGCGTTAAGATCGTCATGTTTAAGGGTCTCGACTACGCCACAGGCCACGTCTTTGACAGATGGGGCGTCTACGAGTACGCCGAGGAGAAGTCTGCCCTTCTCGCGAGGGCGGCTGTGGCCTTCGCCGAGAGGTTCGGCCTCCCTGACTTAGTGCACGTGAACGACTGGCCCACCGTCTTGGCTGGCGTCGCTTTAAAGGACTTAGGCGAGAGGAGGGGGGTCGCCCTGCCTCTGCTCTACACCATCCACTTGTCGTGGGACTACGCCTTTCCTTGGCACTACGCGGAGTGGGCCGGACTTGTGAATAGGCCACACCCGGTGTGGCGAGTCTGTTGCCACCGCTATGAGTACTACGACGCCGTGTGGAACGAGGCGTGGGGAAACGTGGAGAAGTTCGGGGTGCTGGAGGCCGACGTAATCTCCACAGTGAGCTACGGCTACCTCGAGGAGCTGTTGAATAAACATGGGCAGTGGCTGAGGGATAAGTCTTGTGTTGTGTATAACTCCACCGATTGGTCTATAGACGAGGTGGCTGGCGTTTCAGAGGGCGACGTGTGGAAGCTTGTGAAAGAGGCCGAGGGGCTGGGCGCCGTGGGACACGTAGAGCCTGGAGGGGCGCTTTTTCTTGCGGTTGGCAGACTCTCGTGGCAGAAGGGCATAGACTTGGCCGTCAAGGCGCTTGACTTCAGCTCCTCGGCCCGCCTGCTCATCTTGGGGATGCCCGCGGGAGAGCCCGGCTACGAGGAGTACGTGAAGCGTCTTGTGGCCGAGCGGTGGGGTAAGGCGGCGTTGGTGACCTCTAGGGTCCCCCCCAGACTGTACAAGGCGCTTCACTATGTGGCAAAGGCCTTGGTAATGCCCTCGCGGTGGGAGCCCTTCGGCATATCGGCGATAGAGGCCATGGCCCTCGGAACCCCCGTGGTGGCCGCCAGAGTCGGCGGCTTGCCTGAAGTAGTAGACGGCTACGGCGTCTTAGTGGAGCCAGAAGATGTAGAGGGACTTGGCAGGGTGCTTGAGGCGCTGGCCACAGGCGTCTACAAGACCCCTCCGCGTCACGAGATCGTTAAGTACGTGGATAGCAGATTTCGGCTTGTACATACTGTCGATATGTTGGAGAAGTGCTACGAGAGGGCCAGGACCTTTGCCTACTACAGGGCTGTGACTGTGAGATAG
- a CDS encoding glycoside hydrolase family 57 protein, with protein MDVVLFFEVHQPRRIRPDLRRVFPRTPSEHEVFYDELNASIFKRVVEKVYRPATRIILEAAREVPGFRVTFSVSGLALEQMRKWAPDVLSMFQELAALGSEFVAQTYYHSLAWFIDREEFREQVEEHAKAVEELVGYRPRAAENTEFIYNNDVACALWEMGFSTVVTEGVEWVLGWRSPNYVYKAWGCDARVLTRNYRLSDDIGFRFGARWWDQWPLTADKYAAWLEATPGDVVLIAVDYETFGEHHWPESGIHEFLKWLPREVAKRPRLSFATVSEAAQRYPPRDVYDVPPWSTISWADERDLSAWLGNELQREAFSLLAWLYPYAKALGGDVLRLWRLLSTSDHFYYQATKMGPAGEVHSYFSPYGSAYKAHDVYMSALTALLFHIREKWTVEAAERLSFKDERCFWAEGLRLCSLKDLKSVDRSFKERHREELLKWLTDVFLLPLPAAERYVRS; from the coding sequence GTGGATGTAGTACTATTTTTCGAAGTACACCAGCCGAGGCGTATACGCCCAGACCTACGCCGAGTGTTTCCCCGTACGCCAAGCGAGCACGAGGTGTTTTACGACGAGCTCAACGCCTCGATCTTCAAGAGGGTCGTGGAAAAGGTCTACAGGCCTGCAACGCGTATAATCCTGGAGGCGGCAAGGGAGGTTCCGGGCTTCCGCGTCACCTTCAGCGTCAGCGGCCTCGCCTTGGAGCAGATGCGCAAGTGGGCGCCCGACGTATTGTCAATGTTTCAAGAGCTCGCGGCCCTCGGCTCTGAGTTCGTGGCGCAGACCTACTATCACAGTCTCGCGTGGTTTATAGACAGAGAAGAGTTCAGGGAGCAGGTGGAGGAGCATGCTAAGGCTGTGGAAGAGCTAGTCGGCTATAGGCCGAGGGCCGCGGAGAACACCGAGTTTATATACAACAACGACGTGGCGTGTGCCCTCTGGGAAATGGGCTTTTCCACAGTGGTGACCGAGGGAGTGGAGTGGGTTCTGGGCTGGCGGTCGCCCAACTACGTCTACAAGGCGTGGGGATGCGACGCCAGAGTTTTAACAAGGAACTATAGGCTCAGCGACGACATTGGCTTTAGGTTTGGGGCCAGGTGGTGGGACCAGTGGCCCTTGACCGCCGACAAATACGCCGCCTGGCTTGAGGCAACGCCGGGGGACGTAGTGCTTATCGCCGTGGACTACGAGACATTTGGCGAACACCACTGGCCAGAGTCGGGGATACACGAGTTCTTGAAGTGGCTCCCCCGAGAAGTCGCGAAAAGGCCTAGGCTCTCCTTTGCCACGGTGTCCGAGGCAGCGCAACGCTACCCGCCGCGCGACGTCTACGATGTGCCGCCCTGGAGCACCATCAGCTGGGCCGACGAACGCGACCTATCGGCGTGGCTCGGCAACGAGCTCCAGAGAGAGGCCTTCTCCCTACTAGCGTGGCTATACCCATACGCCAAGGCACTAGGCGGCGATGTGCTAAGGCTCTGGCGCCTCCTCTCCACAAGCGACCACTTCTATTACCAAGCCACTAAGATGGGGCCCGCGGGGGAGGTGCACTCATACTTCAGCCCCTACGGCTCCGCCTACAAGGCTCACGACGTGTATATGTCGGCGTTGACGGCGCTTCTGTTCCACATACGGGAGAAGTGGACTGTGGAGGCCGCCGAGCGACTATCGTTCAAAGACGAGAGGTGTTTCTGGGCCGAGGGCCTCCGGCTTTGCTCCCTGAAAGACCTCAAGAGCGTCGACCGCTCCTTCAAGGAGAGACACAGGGAAGAGCTTTTGAAGTGGCTCACCGACGTCTTCCTACTACCCCTCCCCGCCGCAGAGCGGTATGTACGCTCCTGA
- a CDS encoding aldehyde ferredoxin oxidoreductase family protein yields MAGWQGRVLRVDLTRKKVVVQELDASVARQFIGGRGLAVKILWDELPPGVDPLSPYNKLVFAAGPLTGLPGPNFGKLVVAAKSPLTEGYGDGNIGTWVAVNLRKAGYDALVVEGKAEKPSYIYIEGDKVEIYDARDLWGLNAWATEEKLQKIHGRDAAVVTIGPAGENLVRFATVVSQKGRSGGRPGMGAVMGSKLLKAVVVKGKGEIPIADKSAYQKLAVEAVKEGSSSPSYGFWMRQGTTSTVEWAQEASVLPTYNFSEGQFEEFEKIGGAAVEKFETDLKSCPLCFMACGHWVPAVEGTAEVDYENIAMLGSNLGIGDLQKVAELNKIADVMGMDTISLGNVLGYAMEASERGLGDKLGFVVEWGDFEAARQLALDIAHRRGFGDLLAEGVKRVAERIGGTDFAIHVKGLEVSAYDCHAAPAMALAYATSPIGAHHKDAWVISWEVKTDRFGYTREKAAKVVELQRIRGGWFETFVGCRFPWVEVGLPLEWYAKLFKAATGVDATPDYFNEVGDRIYALIRAFWIREYGQWSRDMDMPPAKWFKQPLTRGPLKGARLDYDGYNQLLDYYYEIRGWDRRGVPTRETLRKLGLDYVIPTLEKVVELA; encoded by the coding sequence ATGGCTGGGTGGCAGGGAAGAGTTCTTCGGGTGGACTTAACAAGAAAGAAGGTCGTGGTGCAAGAGCTAGACGCCTCTGTGGCGCGTCAGTTTATTGGGGGCAGGGGGCTCGCCGTGAAGATCTTGTGGGACGAGCTTCCCCCCGGCGTAGACCCCCTCTCTCCATACAACAAACTGGTTTTCGCGGCAGGCCCCCTCACCGGCCTCCCTGGTCCCAACTTTGGGAAACTAGTAGTAGCGGCTAAGAGCCCCCTCACCGAGGGCTACGGCGACGGCAACATTGGGACGTGGGTCGCCGTCAATTTGCGCAAAGCGGGGTACGACGCACTCGTCGTAGAGGGGAAGGCCGAGAAGCCCTCCTATATCTACATAGAGGGCGATAAGGTGGAGATCTACGATGCGCGGGACCTCTGGGGGCTAAACGCGTGGGCTACTGAGGAGAAGCTCCAGAAGATACACGGGCGAGATGCCGCAGTTGTGACAATAGGCCCCGCCGGCGAGAACTTAGTGCGGTTTGCCACAGTGGTGTCTCAAAAGGGCCGCTCTGGGGGGAGGCCGGGGATGGGGGCGGTCATGGGGTCTAAGCTGTTGAAGGCGGTGGTGGTCAAGGGCAAGGGCGAAATTCCCATAGCTGACAAATCTGCCTACCAGAAGCTTGCCGTGGAGGCGGTTAAGGAGGGCTCCTCTAGCCCAAGCTACGGCTTCTGGATGCGGCAGGGCACAACTTCGACGGTGGAGTGGGCGCAGGAGGCCAGCGTGCTTCCCACGTACAACTTCTCGGAGGGGCAGTTCGAGGAGTTTGAGAAAATTGGGGGCGCCGCCGTGGAGAAGTTTGAGACAGACCTCAAGTCGTGTCCCCTGTGCTTCATGGCGTGCGGCCACTGGGTCCCCGCGGTGGAGGGCACGGCGGAGGTGGACTACGAGAACATAGCCATGTTGGGATCCAACCTGGGGATAGGCGACTTGCAGAAGGTAGCCGAGTTGAACAAAATCGCCGACGTAATGGGCATGGACACCATATCGCTCGGCAACGTGCTCGGCTACGCCATGGAGGCGTCCGAGAGGGGGCTTGGGGACAAGCTCGGCTTTGTGGTAGAGTGGGGCGACTTCGAGGCGGCTAGGCAACTGGCCCTAGATATTGCGCATAGGAGGGGATTCGGCGACCTCTTGGCCGAGGGAGTCAAGAGAGTGGCGGAGAGGATCGGGGGCACCGACTTTGCGATACACGTCAAGGGGCTCGAGGTCTCTGCCTACGACTGCCACGCCGCGCCAGCCATGGCGCTTGCGTATGCCACATCGCCGATTGGGGCCCACCACAAGGATGCCTGGGTAATATCCTGGGAGGTTAAGACAGACCGCTTCGGCTACACGAGGGAGAAGGCCGCCAAAGTGGTGGAGTTGCAGAGGATTAGGGGCGGGTGGTTTGAAACCTTTGTGGGCTGCCGCTTCCCCTGGGTCGAGGTGGGCCTGCCGCTTGAGTGGTACGCCAAGTTGTTCAAGGCCGCCACGGGGGTAGACGCAACCCCCGACTACTTCAACGAGGTGGGAGACAGGATATACGCCCTGATAAGGGCCTTCTGGATAAGAGAGTACGGGCAGTGGAGCAGGGACATGGACATGCCGCCGGCTAAGTGGTTTAAACAGCCGCTGACGCGCGGCCCACTGAAGGGGGCGCGGCTCGACTACGACGGTTACAACCAGCTCCTGGACTACTACTACGAGATCAGGGGGTGGGACAGGCGCGGCGTGCCGACGCGCGAGACGCTGAGAAAGCTCGGCCTAGACTACGTAATCCCCACCCTCGAGAAAGTGGTAGAGCTGGCCTAG
- a CDS encoding glycosyltransferase — MIVSVTPELGIDVGRNFAGGLGVLEGDKFYAAARLGVPYTVITLWYPGGYVAYRFENGEAVPVEEGNVEEGLEVVGEGEVAVRGEKVAVAYLAYRLNTATAVFVKVKAPEWAVRAVQQLYISEKEADRFYRYVILAKAAVDYVERYIGWDNVRYLDLQEAYTALVPLVKRHARARIVIHTPAPWGHPAFSKRFFKEEFGFDMAMDPVVLTEVGLAASVEGIVVSKKMVGLVCNAFPHFCHKIRPVTNAVEVPRWEHPKVSRVKSPEELRKAREEVKREALRALGVEAEGKVVISWARRITHYKRPHFVLQLIEDVDRDVVFILGGRAHPQDGYGVEMMKKFKEVANAAANVYYFPQLDIDTIRKIIWATDIWLFTPFSGWEASGTSFMKAGINGVPSVASRDGAVVEAVRDGYNGWLFGEDRPVLLPLDSRDVDEREYAEFKKKVEEALNSYYGGEYWQVAYNAYVTFRQYFSMDRLFRDYHYKE, encoded by the coding sequence GTGATTGTCAGTGTTACCCCAGAGCTGGGCATCGACGTTGGGAGAAATTTTGCTGGCGGCCTCGGCGTGCTTGAGGGGGATAAGTTCTACGCCGCGGCTAGGCTGGGGGTGCCCTACACGGTGATTACTCTGTGGTACCCCGGCGGCTACGTGGCTTACAGGTTCGAAAACGGCGAGGCCGTGCCGGTGGAGGAGGGCAACGTAGAGGAGGGCCTCGAGGTCGTGGGCGAGGGGGAGGTGGCGGTGAGGGGTGAGAAGGTCGCCGTGGCGTATCTGGCATATAGGCTTAACACGGCCACTGCGGTTTTTGTAAAAGTGAAGGCTCCCGAGTGGGCCGTGAGAGCTGTGCAACAGCTCTACATCTCTGAGAAGGAGGCGGACCGCTTCTACAGATACGTTATTTTGGCTAAGGCGGCTGTGGACTACGTGGAGAGGTACATTGGGTGGGACAACGTGCGCTACTTGGACTTGCAGGAGGCCTACACTGCCCTAGTGCCGCTTGTGAAACGCCACGCGAGGGCTAGAATTGTAATTCACACGCCTGCGCCGTGGGGCCATCCCGCCTTCTCTAAGCGGTTTTTCAAAGAGGAATTCGGCTTCGACATGGCCATGGACCCCGTGGTGCTGACAGAGGTGGGTCTCGCCGCGTCTGTGGAGGGGATAGTCGTGTCGAAGAAAATGGTTGGGCTAGTGTGCAACGCCTTTCCCCACTTCTGCCACAAGATTAGGCCTGTGACAAACGCCGTGGAGGTGCCCCGCTGGGAGCACCCCAAGGTGTCCAGGGTCAAAAGCCCCGAAGAGCTTCGGAAGGCTAGAGAGGAGGTGAAGAGAGAGGCGCTGAGGGCCCTCGGCGTCGAGGCAGAGGGCAAGGTTGTGATATCGTGGGCGCGCCGCATTACACACTACAAGAGGCCCCACTTCGTGCTACAATTGATAGAGGACGTGGACAGAGATGTGGTGTTTATCCTAGGCGGCAGGGCCCATCCCCAGGACGGCTACGGCGTAGAGATGATGAAAAAGTTCAAGGAGGTGGCTAACGCCGCGGCCAACGTGTACTACTTCCCCCAGCTCGACATAGACACAATAAGGAAGATCATCTGGGCGACGGACATATGGCTCTTCACCCCCTTCAGCGGCTGGGAGGCCAGCGGCACGTCTTTTATGAAGGCTGGCATAAACGGCGTGCCCTCAGTTGCCTCTAGAGATGGGGCAGTGGTCGAAGCCGTCCGCGACGGCTACAACGGGTGGCTCTTCGGCGAAGACCGCCCCGTCCTACTGCCGCTGGACAGCAGAGACGTAGACGAGCGCGAATACGCCGAGTTTAAGAAAAAGGTGGAAGAGGCCTTGAACAGCTACTACGGCGGCGAGTATTGGCAAGTGGCGTACAACGCCTATGTCACATTCCGCCAGTACTTTTCCATGGACCGGCTGTTTCGCGATTACCACTATAAAGAATAA